From a region of the Basfia succiniciproducens genome:
- the rapA gene encoding RNA polymerase-associated protein RapA: MSFAVGQRWISESENDLGLGVIVGMDNRTVTILFPASDEQRVYALAAAPLTRVEFQKGDTVVHHEGWKAQVIDVMENNGVLIYLTIRLDTQEEAVLREMDLAHKISFSKPQERLFSAQIDRSDRFTLRYHALQQQQAQFQSPLRGLRGIRAGLIPHQLHIANEVGRRVNPRVLLADEVGLGKTIEAGMILQQQLFAGKVERVLIIVPETLQHQWLVEMLRRFNLHFSLFDEERAADFAANEYDEERNPFESENLIICSLDWIVAQPKRTQQILQAEFDMLIVDEAHHLVWSERQPSMAYQVVEQLSRRIPAILLLTATPEQLGQESHFARLALLDPDRFYNYDAFVAEQKNYQPVAEAVQTLLNEKPLNTAEQNAIADLLEEQDVEPLFKVINSMAEESERLQARQELIDNLVDRHGTSRILFRNTRQGVKGFPHRIYNQVTLEMPKQYVNAVKVMNLLGEEIGDGLFYPEQIFQKMNPEAKWWEFDPRLEWLITFLKNHREEKVLVICRHANTAIQLEQALREKEVIRSAVFHENMSIVERDRASAYFALQEEGAQVLLSSSIGSEGRNFQFACHLVLFNLPDNPDLLEQCIGRLDRIGQTRDIRIHTPCFADTPQVVLARWYHEGLNAFEETCPMGMTIFTECGKKLKNFVKNPTQLDCFEEFVAQTRKRQQVLKQELENGRDRLLELNSNGGERAQKLAEHIADEDNSTALVNFVLNLFDVIGIEQEDLGEKSIAIIPASTMLVPDFPGLKEEGVTVTFDRRLSLAREELEFLTWDHPIVTNGIDLITSGDIGKTAVSLLINKSLPPGTLLLELIYVVESQSPKGLQLTRFLPPTPVRLLLDAKGNNLAAQVSFQALEKQLRPVKRNMANKMAKMIRPNIERLIAGSDKHIAEQAREIIQSAKQKADQTLSAELDRLNALKAVNKNIRQDEIDILAQIREQSLTQLDQANWRLDSLRVIVSNKE; the protein is encoded by the coding sequence ATGTCGTTTGCCGTTGGTCAACGTTGGATTAGTGAGAGTGAGAATGACCTGGGATTAGGCGTTATTGTGGGTATGGATAACCGTACGGTAACAATTTTATTTCCCGCATCGGATGAACAACGTGTGTACGCATTAGCAGCCGCGCCGTTAACAAGGGTGGAGTTTCAAAAAGGGGATACCGTCGTTCATCATGAGGGCTGGAAAGCACAGGTTATTGATGTAATGGAAAATAACGGCGTATTGATTTATTTGACCATTCGCCTTGATACGCAGGAAGAAGCGGTATTGAGAGAAATGGATCTGGCTCACAAAATTTCGTTTAGCAAGCCGCAGGAGCGCCTGTTTAGCGCGCAAATTGATCGTAGCGACCGTTTTACTTTACGTTACCATGCGCTTCAGCAGCAACAGGCGCAATTTCAATCGCCGTTACGGGGATTGCGCGGCATTCGGGCGGGCTTGATTCCCCATCAATTGCATATTGCCAACGAAGTGGGGCGCCGTGTGAATCCGCGCGTGCTGTTAGCCGACGAGGTGGGGTTGGGAAAAACCATTGAAGCGGGCATGATTTTGCAACAGCAGCTTTTTGCCGGCAAAGTTGAACGAGTATTGATTATTGTACCGGAAACCTTACAGCACCAATGGTTGGTGGAAATGCTCCGTCGTTTTAATTTGCACTTTTCTTTATTTGATGAGGAACGGGCGGCGGACTTTGCCGCTAACGAATATGATGAAGAACGCAATCCTTTCGAGAGCGAAAACCTGATTATTTGTTCGTTAGACTGGATTGTTGCCCAACCGAAACGGACGCAACAAATTTTACAGGCTGAATTTGATATGCTGATTGTGGATGAGGCTCATCATTTGGTTTGGTCGGAACGACAACCAAGCATGGCATATCAGGTGGTGGAACAATTATCCCGCAGAATTCCGGCGATATTACTATTAACCGCCACACCGGAACAGCTCGGGCAAGAAAGCCATTTTGCCCGCCTTGCTTTGTTAGATCCGGACAGATTTTATAATTACGATGCCTTTGTGGCGGAACAGAAAAATTATCAGCCGGTGGCGGAAGCGGTACAAACCTTATTAAATGAAAAACCGCTGAATACGGCAGAACAAAATGCCATTGCCGATTTGTTGGAAGAACAAGACGTCGAACCTTTATTTAAAGTCATTAATTCAATGGCAGAGGAAAGCGAACGTCTGCAAGCGCGTCAAGAATTAATTGATAATTTAGTGGATCGTCACGGTACCAGCCGCATATTGTTTCGCAACACGCGTCAGGGGGTAAAAGGATTTCCTCATCGCATATATAATCAGGTGACGCTGGAAATGCCGAAACAATACGTCAATGCGGTGAAAGTGATGAATTTGTTAGGGGAAGAAATTGGTGACGGATTGTTTTATCCGGAACAGATTTTCCAGAAAATGAACCCTGAAGCAAAATGGTGGGAATTTGATCCCCGCCTGGAATGGCTGATTACGTTTCTGAAAAATCACCGTGAGGAAAAAGTGTTGGTTATTTGTCGTCATGCGAATACGGCTATTCAGCTTGAGCAGGCGTTGCGGGAGAAAGAGGTCATTCGCAGTGCGGTTTTTCATGAAAACATGTCGATTGTGGAGCGGGATAGAGCATCCGCTTACTTTGCTCTACAGGAGGAAGGCGCACAGGTTCTATTAAGCTCAAGTATCGGTTCCGAAGGGCGCAATTTCCAGTTTGCCTGTCATTTAGTGTTGTTTAATCTACCGGATAATCCCGATTTATTAGAACAATGTATCGGACGTTTAGACCGTATCGGACAAACCCGGGATATTCGGATTCACACGCCTTGTTTTGCCGACACGCCGCAAGTAGTACTGGCGCGTTGGTATCACGAAGGTTTGAATGCTTTTGAAGAAACCTGCCCGATGGGAATGACGATTTTTACAGAGTGCGGTAAAAAATTAAAAAATTTTGTGAAAAATCCGACACAATTAGACTGTTTTGAGGAATTTGTAGCGCAAACCCGTAAACGACAACAGGTGCTGAAACAGGAACTGGAAAACGGACGTGACCGTCTATTGGAATTAAATTCCAACGGCGGCGAACGGGCGCAAAAATTGGCGGAACATATTGCAGACGAAGATAATTCCACTGCATTGGTGAATTTTGTACTGAATTTATTTGATGTTATCGGTATAGAACAAGAAGATTTAGGTGAGAAGTCCATTGCGATTATACCCGCAAGCACAATGTTAGTGCCTGATTTCCCCGGGTTAAAAGAAGAAGGCGTAACAGTGACCTTTGATCGCCGGCTTTCGCTTGCCCGTGAAGAGTTAGAATTTTTAACCTGGGATCACCCTATTGTCACCAACGGTATTGATTTGATTACTTCAGGCGATATCGGCAAAACAGCGGTGTCTTTGTTAATTAATAAATCCTTACCGCCGGGAACTTTGTTGCTGGAGCTTATTTATGTGGTGGAAAGCCAGTCACCGAAAGGCTTGCAGTTAACCCGGTTCCTACCGCCTACGCCGGTGCGTTTGTTGCTTGATGCAAAAGGTAATAATTTAGCCGCGCAGGTTTCTTTTCAGGCTCTGGAAAAACAATTACGTCCGGTAAAGAGAAATATGGCAAATAAAATGGCAAAAATGATCCGACCTAATATTGAACGATTGATTGCCGGCAGCGATAAACATATTGCCGAACAGGCACGGGAAATCATTCAAAGCGCAAAACAAAAAGCGGATCAGACATTAAGCGCGGAACTTGATCGTTTGAACGCCCTAAAAGCGGTGAATAAAAATATCCGTCAGGATGAAATTGATATTTTAGCGCAGATCCGCGAACAGTCTTTGACACAACTGGATCAAGCCAATTGGCGGCTGGATTCGTTACGGGTTATTGTCAGCAATAAAGAATAG
- a CDS encoding sugar ABC transporter ATP-binding protein: MATERLSMRNMTKKYGTVTVLEDVSFNVKAGEVHALIGENGAGKSTLLNLLSGVRDATAGEIYIDGQKVNINSPKAAKDCGIAMIHQELQNVPELSVFQNIFLGRSLKKNLGLFVDKSKESQLALEVLKSLDPGIDPSVPIKTLKVAQQQIVEIARALLDNAKIIAMDEPTSSLTPSEFERLAELIKGLANSGVSIIYVSHKMDEIFKVCDRATILRDGRFIDCVNMSEQTEESIVTKMVGRKIEKLTHMSYATDEKILEVRNLGRDKAVKDINFIAHKGEVVGISGLVGAGRTELFRLIAGLDKPTSGEILVEGKRLKLNSVRDSIKMGIGLVPEDRKKEGILRDRSVLINIAMPSMDRFSQNGFIRKDYLGAVSHRLMMDLNLKPFDLEKTVGTFSGGNQQKVIIGRWLAAGTKIYLFDEPTRGIDIGTKSEIYNLIENLAKAGNVILVVSSEMPEIIRVSDRVLVMKEGSITAELCGGYINEENIAQYAIGQNKIKNEEGLNYVSN, translated from the coding sequence ATGGCTACCGAACGTTTAAGTATGCGCAATATGACAAAGAAATATGGGACGGTGACAGTATTAGAAGATGTTTCTTTTAATGTTAAAGCCGGAGAGGTTCATGCTCTTATCGGCGAGAACGGAGCGGGAAAATCCACATTATTGAATTTGTTATCGGGAGTAAGAGACGCTACGGCGGGAGAAATTTATATTGACGGACAAAAAGTAAATATAAATTCTCCGAAAGCGGCTAAAGATTGCGGTATCGCAATGATACACCAAGAGCTACAAAATGTGCCTGAACTCTCCGTTTTTCAAAATATATTTTTGGGGCGTTCTTTAAAAAAGAATTTGGGTTTATTTGTGGATAAATCTAAAGAAAGTCAATTAGCCTTGGAAGTCTTAAAGAGTTTAGATCCCGGTATTGATCCGTCGGTTCCCATTAAGACGCTTAAAGTTGCACAGCAACAGATTGTTGAGATAGCGCGAGCTTTACTGGATAACGCCAAGATTATCGCAATGGACGAACCGACATCAAGTTTAACGCCGAGTGAGTTCGAACGTTTGGCCGAGTTGATTAAAGGACTGGCGAATAGCGGCGTTTCAATTATTTACGTATCACACAAGATGGATGAAATATTCAAGGTGTGTGATCGTGCGACAATTCTCCGTGACGGACGTTTTATCGACTGTGTAAATATGTCCGAGCAAACGGAAGAAAGTATCGTAACCAAAATGGTCGGCCGTAAAATCGAAAAATTGACTCATATGAGTTATGCCACCGATGAAAAAATTTTAGAAGTACGCAATTTGGGCCGGGATAAAGCGGTAAAAGATATTAATTTTATTGCTCATAAAGGAGAGGTTGTCGGTATTTCGGGTTTAGTCGGCGCCGGTCGTACGGAATTATTCAGATTGATAGCGGGTTTAGATAAACCGACATCGGGAGAGATTCTTGTTGAAGGTAAAAGATTAAAATTAAACAGTGTGCGCGATTCAATCAAAATGGGAATAGGTCTGGTGCCGGAAGACCGGAAAAAAGAAGGTATTTTACGTGATCGCAGCGTATTGATTAATATTGCCATGCCTTCAATGGATCGATTCTCTCAAAACGGATTTATTCGTAAGGATTATCTGGGCGCTGTTTCTCATCGGTTAATGATGGATCTAAATTTAAAACCCTTTGATTTAGAAAAAACGGTAGGGACTTTTAGCGGAGGAAATCAACAAAAAGTCATTATCGGCCGTTGGCTTGCGGCGGGGACTAAAATTTATCTCTTTGATGAACCTACGCGAGGTATAGATATTGGGACTAAATCTGAAATCTACAATTTAATTGAGAATTTAGCAAAAGCAGGAAATGTTATTTTAGTCGTTTCATCAGAAATGCCGGAAATTATTCGAGTATCTGACCGCGTATTAGTTATGAAGGAAGGCTCTATCACAGCCGAATTATGTGGTGGTTATATCAATGAAGAAAATATTGCCCAATATGCGATTGGACAAAATAAAATTAAGAATGAAGAGGGATTAAATTATGTCAGCAATTAA
- a CDS encoding ribokinase — protein MLNKVVVVGSLHYDIVVESTHRPVKGETVIGKRWYPKFGGKGGNQAVAAAKAGCRVFMVSAVGSDNFAPFLLEHLNKSGVNTDFVQKISGVGSGMSVAIMDSEGDYGAVVVSGSNLEIDINRLDNETLWDNAKMLILQNEVSDSINFEAAKRASRRHIPVCLNAAPAKKLSAEFTKLIDILIVNSVEAEAMCGLSVNSLDSALQAALKLSQDFSRVIVTAGGDGVAYADKESNGKIASIKVKLISTLGAGDCFVGHLCTALSENNTLRDAVAYANQKAAEHVSTVQE, from the coding sequence ATGCTCAATAAAGTCGTTGTCGTAGGTAGTTTGCATTATGATATTGTTGTTGAATCTACTCACCGCCCGGTTAAAGGCGAAACGGTTATTGGAAAGCGTTGGTACCCTAAATTTGGCGGTAAAGGAGGTAATCAGGCTGTTGCCGCGGCAAAAGCCGGATGCCGGGTATTTATGGTTAGTGCGGTTGGTTCCGATAATTTTGCACCATTTTTGCTGGAACATTTAAATAAATCGGGAGTAAATACCGATTTTGTGCAGAAAATTAGCGGAGTCGGCTCCGGAATGAGCGTTGCTATTATGGATAGTGAGGGCGATTACGGCGCTGTTGTTGTCTCAGGTTCTAATTTAGAGATAGATATTAATCGCCTGGATAATGAAACGCTGTGGGATAACGCTAAAATGCTTATTTTACAAAATGAAGTTTCTGATAGTATCAATTTTGAAGCCGCCAAACGGGCAAGCAGACGCCATATACCCGTTTGTTTAAATGCGGCGCCCGCCAAAAAATTATCTGCAGAGTTTACTAAACTGATTGATATTTTGATTGTGAATTCGGTGGAAGCGGAAGCTATGTGCGGATTATCCGTTAATAGTCTGGATTCGGCTTTACAGGCCGCCCTTAAATTATCGCAGGATTTTTCTCGCGTTATCGTCACCGCCGGCGGTGACGGTGTTGCCTATGCGGATAAAGAATCAAATGGAAAAATAGCTTCTATCAAGGTTAAATTAATCAGTACTCTCGGTGCCGGCGATTGCTTTGTAGGCCATTTATGCACAGCACTCAGTGAAAATAATACATTGCGCGATGCCGTTGCGTATGCAAACCAAAAAGCGGCGGAACACGTATCAACCGTACAAGAGTAA
- a CDS encoding substrate-binding domain-containing protein → MRKFLKTTLVSAVFTFMIGSAYAQLAPLNSDTEQDRINWTELESKLGSFPTLKEGLKIGGVSKTLTNEYWRSLGEGYKNFADKHKVFVAYQAAANEGDQLGQLSIAETMITEGYSALLFSPQTDVNLQPAAEVAQSKNIPVVNVNDAVMPTATHYVGNVQKDNGVRVANWFIEHRAEGGKVAVVEGQPGVFAAKQRTEGFTETINKSGKFEVVASVPANWSREQAYNVAMTILQRNPDLIGFYVNNDGMALGVVEAVKAAKLQGKVAVFGTDGISDAYKSILAGELTGTVDSFPVLTGEVAMEVVLRLTAGQKLPRVVTTPQALITLENAKTYSEADAKTIREILSK, encoded by the coding sequence ATGAGAAAATTTCTTAAAACCACTCTCGTTTCAGCTGTTTTTACATTCATGATTGGTTCCGCTTATGCGCAATTAGCACCCCTTAATTCGGATACGGAACAGGATCGGATCAACTGGACTGAGTTAGAAAGTAAGCTGGGTTCATTTCCGACACTTAAAGAAGGTTTAAAAATCGGCGGCGTATCAAAAACATTAACCAATGAATATTGGCGTTCTTTGGGTGAGGGTTATAAAAACTTTGCGGACAAACATAAAGTGTTTGTGGCTTATCAAGCGGCTGCCAATGAAGGTGATCAATTAGGGCAGTTATCTATTGCCGAAACGATGATTACTGAAGGATACAGTGCGCTTTTATTTTCTCCGCAAACCGATGTGAACTTACAACCTGCGGCGGAAGTAGCCCAATCTAAAAATATTCCCGTTGTAAACGTAAATGATGCGGTAATGCCGACAGCAACGCATTATGTAGGAAACGTACAAAAAGATAATGGAGTGCGGGTTGCCAACTGGTTTATCGAACATCGTGCGGAAGGCGGTAAAGTTGCTGTGGTTGAAGGCCAGCCGGGTGTATTTGCAGCCAAACAACGTACGGAAGGTTTTACCGAAACTATTAATAAATCCGGCAAATTTGAAGTGGTTGCAAGTGTCCCTGCCAACTGGAGTCGTGAGCAGGCTTATAACGTAGCTATGACGATTTTACAACGTAATCCGGATTTAATCGGTTTCTATGTCAATAACGACGGTATGGCGTTAGGTGTTGTTGAAGCGGTTAAGGCTGCGAAACTACAAGGAAAAGTAGCGGTATTCGGAACCGATGGTATTTCCGACGCTTATAAATCTATTTTAGCGGGGGAATTAACGGGAACAGTGGATAGTTTCCCTGTATTAACCGGTGAAGTGGCAATGGAAGTGGTCTTACGTTTAACCGCAGGCCAAAAATTACCTCGTGTGGTAACGACGCCTCAGGCATTAATTACCTTAGAAAATGCAAAAACATATTCTGAGGCTGATGCAAAAACTATCCGGGAAATTTTATCTAAATAG
- the gdhA gene encoding NADP-specific glutamate dehydrogenase, translating into MSSTVSSLEDFLSLVAQRDGNQPEFLQAVREVFTSIWPFLEANPQYRSQALLERLVEPERAFQFRVAWTDDKGQVQVNRAFRVQFSSAIGPYKGGMRFHPSVNLSILKFLGFEQIFKNALTTLPMGGGKGGSDFDPKGKSDAEVMRFCQALVAELYRHIGPDTDVPAGDIGVGGREVGYLAGYMKKLSNQAACVFTGRGLSFGGSLIRPEATGYGLVYFAQAMLAEKGDSFQGKTVSVSGSGNVAQYAIEKALQLGAKVVTCSDSAGYVYDEAGFTTEKLAALLDIKNVKRGRVKDYAEQFGLQYFPGERPWGVKVDIALPCATQNELELADAQKLIANGVQLVAEGANMPTTIEATEALQAAGVLFAPGKAANAGGVATSGLEMAQSSQRLFWSAEEVDQKLHSIMLDIHANCKKYGTDANGNINYVAGANIAGFVKVADAMLAQGVY; encoded by the coding sequence ATGTCCAGCACAGTATCATCTCTAGAAGACTTTTTATCATTAGTTGCGCAACGTGACGGTAACCAACCTGAATTCCTGCAGGCGGTGCGTGAAGTGTTTACTTCTATTTGGCCGTTTTTGGAAGCAAATCCGCAATATCGTTCACAAGCATTATTAGAACGTTTGGTTGAACCTGAGCGTGCATTCCAATTCCGTGTGGCTTGGACAGACGATAAAGGTCAGGTACAGGTAAACCGCGCATTTCGCGTTCAGTTCAGTAGTGCTATCGGTCCGTACAAAGGCGGTATGCGTTTCCACCCGTCAGTGAACTTATCTATCTTAAAATTCTTAGGTTTTGAACAAATTTTTAAAAATGCCTTAACAACCTTGCCGATGGGCGGTGGTAAAGGCGGTTCGGATTTCGATCCGAAAGGTAAATCCGATGCGGAAGTTATGCGTTTCTGTCAGGCGTTGGTAGCCGAATTATATCGCCATATCGGTCCGGATACAGACGTGCCGGCAGGCGACATCGGTGTTGGCGGTCGTGAAGTGGGTTATCTTGCCGGCTACATGAAAAAATTATCTAACCAGGCCGCTTGCGTATTCACCGGACGCGGTCTGTCATTCGGCGGCAGCTTAATCCGTCCGGAAGCGACAGGTTACGGCTTAGTTTACTTTGCTCAAGCAATGTTGGCGGAAAAAGGTGATAGTTTCCAAGGTAAAACCGTTTCTGTGTCCGGTTCCGGTAACGTGGCCCAATACGCCATCGAAAAGGCCCTTCAATTAGGTGCGAAAGTAGTAACCTGTTCGGACAGTGCCGGTTATGTGTATGATGAAGCGGGTTTCACCACTGAAAAATTAGCGGCATTATTAGACATCAAGAATGTAAAACGCGGTCGTGTGAAAGATTACGCAGAACAATTCGGCTTGCAATACTTCCCAGGCGAACGTCCGTGGGGTGTGAAAGTGGATATCGCTTTGCCATGTGCAACCCAAAACGAATTGGAACTTGCCGATGCGCAAAAATTAATTGCCAACGGCGTGCAATTGGTAGCGGAAGGCGCAAATATGCCGACAACTATTGAAGCGACCGAAGCATTACAGGCGGCAGGCGTATTATTTGCGCCGGGTAAAGCGGCAAATGCCGGCGGTGTAGCAACTTCAGGCCTTGAAATGGCACAGAGTTCGCAACGTTTATTCTGGAGCGCGGAAGAAGTGGATCAAAAATTACACAGCATTATGTTAGATATCCACGCAAACTGCAAAAAATACGGTACGGATGCAAACGGCAATATTAACTACGTGGCGGGCGCCAACATCGCAGGTTTCGTGAAAGTAGCGGATGCAATGCTTGCGCAAGGCGTGTACTAA
- a CDS encoding MurR/RpiR family transcriptional regulator, producing MAQIDPKSIGAHIRTRKQQLTPLERKVLDCILAKSDFDEKTSLKEIATENQVSEAIVVKIAKKLDFSGYREFRSGLAYYKQLEVANLHNDISADDTATQVIKKVFETSIQALQETMSILDISEFERCVKILVEADHIDLFGIGGSAQIAKDMAHKFLRIGIKASVYDDSHMMLMAGAVSHPGNVVLAISHSGTTIDVIEPLQLARQNGAKTIAITNYAISPIAECADVVLTSTSQGSLLLGENAAARIAQLNILDALYVAVAKQNLDISEDNLRKTRCAVKHKRTK from the coding sequence ATGGCTCAGATCGATCCAAAATCTATTGGCGCGCATATTCGGACTCGCAAACAACAATTAACCCCATTAGAACGCAAAGTTTTGGATTGTATTTTAGCTAAAAGCGATTTTGATGAAAAAACATCGCTAAAAGAAATCGCGACGGAAAATCAGGTTTCCGAAGCAATTGTTGTAAAAATTGCCAAAAAACTTGATTTTTCCGGTTACAGAGAATTCCGTTCGGGACTTGCTTATTACAAACAGCTGGAAGTGGCAAATTTACACAATGATATTTCAGCTGATGACACTGCGACACAGGTTATTAAAAAAGTATTTGAAACCTCTATTCAGGCTTTACAGGAAACCATGAGCATTCTTGATATAAGCGAATTTGAGCGATGTGTCAAAATATTGGTTGAAGCCGATCATATCGATTTGTTCGGTATCGGCGGTTCCGCTCAGATCGCAAAAGATATGGCCCATAAGTTTCTGAGAATCGGAATTAAAGCTTCGGTTTATGACGATTCTCATATGATGTTGATGGCAGGTGCGGTAAGTCATCCCGGAAATGTCGTTTTGGCAATTAGCCATTCGGGAACGACGATCGATGTCATCGAGCCTTTGCAGTTGGCGCGTCAAAACGGCGCTAAAACCATCGCTATTACAAATTATGCCATTTCGCCGATTGCCGAATGTGCGGATGTCGTTTTAACTTCGACTTCACAGGGTTCGTTATTATTAGGTGAAAATGCCGCAGCGCGTATCGCTCAGCTGAATATTTTAGATGCGCTCTATGTCGCCGTTGCCAAACAGAATCTCGATATCTCGGAAGATAATTTGAGAAAAACACGCTGTGCGGTTAAGCATAAGAGAACAAAATAA
- a CDS encoding ABC transporter permease, which produces MSAIKLNVRDAGTLVGLVIIFVVFSFLSPVFFTVPNLLNILQQSSLNAAIALGMTLVIISAGIDLSVGPTAALSAVLGASLMVSGVPVPIAVLGALCIGSLGGLFNGVLIAYAGLQPFIVTLGSLSLYRALSLIYTGGNPIFGIPAEFRAFMNGSLFGIPSSILIVASIALILWVVLNKTPLGEYIFAVGGNEEAARVCSVPVAKTKVAVYMISGFLASVAGLVLVGRLGAADPTLGNLWELDAIAAAAIGGASLMGGKGSIIGTILGAVILGALRNGLTLLNIQAFYQLLATGLIIIVAMLIDRATRGK; this is translated from the coding sequence ATGTCAGCAATTAAATTAAATGTGCGGGACGCAGGTACTCTTGTCGGGTTAGTGATTATTTTTGTGGTTTTCTCATTTTTATCCCCCGTATTTTTCACCGTACCGAATCTATTAAATATTCTGCAACAATCATCACTGAACGCAGCAATTGCACTTGGTATGACTTTAGTGATTATTTCCGCAGGAATTGATTTATCCGTCGGTCCCACCGCGGCATTGTCCGCGGTGCTTGGCGCCAGTTTAATGGTCTCCGGCGTTCCCGTTCCGATTGCGGTTTTAGGCGCCCTTTGTATCGGGTCTTTAGGCGGGCTTTTCAATGGCGTTTTAATAGCCTATGCCGGTTTACAGCCTTTCATCGTGACATTAGGCAGTCTTTCTCTTTATCGAGCATTATCTTTGATTTATACTGGCGGCAATCCCATATTTGGTATCCCGGCGGAATTTAGAGCGTTTATGAACGGTTCTTTATTCGGTATTCCAAGCTCCATTTTAATTGTTGCAAGTATTGCATTGATTCTATGGGTAGTATTAAATAAAACCCCGTTGGGCGAATATATTTTTGCTGTTGGCGGCAATGAGGAAGCAGCTCGGGTTTGTAGCGTTCCTGTGGCAAAAACCAAAGTTGCGGTTTATATGATTTCCGGTTTTTTGGCTTCGGTTGCTGGTTTAGTACTCGTTGGCCGTCTTGGTGCGGCAGATCCTACCCTGGGTAATTTATGGGAGCTTGATGCTATTGCCGCCGCCGCAATCGGCGGAGCATCACTGATGGGGGGAAAAGGAAGCATTATAGGTACCATACTGGGTGCGGTTATTCTCGGCGCATTACGTAATGGTCTAACGCTGTTAAATATTCAGGCATTCTATCAATTACTCGCAACAGGTTTAATTATTATTGTGGCCATGTTAATTGATAGAGCAACAAGAGGTAAATAA
- a CDS encoding sugar phosphate isomerase/epimerase family protein: MEKLRFATRLNSFASKAHSYWPSIKGKPTIRQMIERASKVKGLTDVDLNYPQHLNEAPKELGKFITDCGLNVNGMAMRYSTNPEFQLGAFTHPDEKVRREAIELTKRGIDCGRELGTNLMTIWLGQDGFDYSFQADYNKIWDDLIYAFREVAEYAPDCDISIEYKPNEPRSFSILPDVSTTLLAISDIGAKNIGVTLDFAHVLYADEMPAFAAAMIARRTKIMGLHLNDGYHKRDDGLMVASANPKATLELIWQLRKAGFDGAYYFDTFPDASGLDPVHECEVNIQTVNQLVKIADQLNSVDQLNVAIANQDAVSSQGIINQFLLGR, encoded by the coding sequence ATGGAAAAATTACGCTTTGCTACACGTTTAAATTCTTTCGCATCAAAAGCACATAGTTATTGGCCTTCCATTAAAGGGAAACCTACTATTCGTCAAATGATTGAGAGAGCGTCAAAAGTAAAAGGGTTAACGGATGTCGATTTAAATTATCCTCAGCATTTAAATGAAGCACCGAAAGAATTAGGTAAATTTATTACAGACTGCGGATTAAACGTGAACGGAATGGCTATGCGTTATAGCACCAATCCGGAATTCCAGTTAGGTGCATTTACTCATCCTGATGAAAAAGTTCGTCGTGAAGCTATTGAGCTTACTAAACGCGGTATTGATTGCGGTCGTGAACTTGGTACCAATTTAATGACAATCTGGCTGGGACAGGATGGTTTTGATTATAGTTTCCAGGCTGATTACAACAAAATATGGGATGATTTAATTTATGCGTTCCGTGAAGTTGCCGAGTATGCCCCGGATTGTGATATCAGTATTGAGTATAAACCTAACGAACCCCGCTCCTTTAGTATTCTTCCCGACGTATCGACCACATTACTCGCTATTTCGGATATCGGTGCCAAAAATATAGGTGTGACTCTTGATTTTGCCCATGTGTTATATGCGGATGAAATGCCTGCTTTCGCCGCGGCGATGATTGCGCGACGAACAAAAATCATGGGATTACATCTTAATGACGGCTATCACAAACGTGATGACGGTTTAATGGTTGCGTCAGCAAATCCTAAGGCGACGTTAGAACTTATTTGGCAACTACGTAAAGCGGGTTTTGACGGAGCCTATTATTTCGACACATTCCCGGATGCCAGCGGTTTAGATCCGGTACATGAATGTGAAGTCAATATACAAACGGTTAATCAATTAGTGAAAATTGCAGACCAACTTAATTCGGTTGATCAATTGAATGTTGCCATCGCAAACCAAGATGCAGTGAGTAGCCAAGGGATTATTAATCAATTTTTACTCGGAAGATAA